The sequence CGGGCCTGGAGGCTCATCCGAGATCTGGCTGGATTCGGCCGGACCGTCGGGTTCCTCGGAGCAAGGGGCCCGGCCGATGGGAGTTCCCGCGGCGGGTGGTGACTCCCGAGGGCCCGCCGGGCCTTCCGCGCACGGGTTCGTGTCCCAGGGGCCCGCAGGCTCCTCGGAGCAGGCGTCGGGCGTGCCACGTGCGCGCGAAGGGGTCGTTCAGTGGATCGGCTCGCACGGGCCCGCGGGTTCCTCGGAGCAGGGGCCGGGCGTGTCGGGTGCGCGCGAAGGGGTCGTTCAGTGGATTGGCTCGCACGGGCCCGCGGGCTCCTCGGAGCAGGTGCCGGGCGCGTCGCAGCGAGGGGAAGGGGTTGTGCAATGGATGTGGGTCTACGGGCCGGTGGCCTCGGAACAGGGGCCGGGCCTGGCGGGTCCGCCCGGGGCTTCCGGGCAGTGGGTGTGGTCGAGCGGGCCGGCGGGCTCCTCGGAGCAGGGCCCCGGTCCAGCGGGTCCTCCTGGCGCCGCCGGGCAGTGGGTGTGGTCGAGCGGACCGGCGGGCTCCTCGGAGCAGGGCCCCGGTCCAGGAGGCCCATCCGGGGCCACCGGACTGTGGGTGTGGTCGAGCGGACCGGCGGGCTCCTCGGGTCCGGGGTGGTGAGGGAAAGACCATGAGCATCGGTTCCCTTGCCCTCGTGCTGCATGCGCACCTGCCGTTCGTGCGCCATCCCGAGTACGAGAACTTCCTGGAGGAGGACTGGCTCTACGAGGCCATCTCCGAGACGTATCTCCCGCTGCTGCTCACCTTCGATCGGCTGGCGGAGGAGGACGTTCCCTTCCGGTTGACGCTCACGCTCACGCCCACGCTCGTCACCATGTTGCGTGACGAGCTGCTCATGAGCCGTTATGCCCGGCGCCTGGATCAGCTCTGCGAGCTGGGCGCGCGCGAGGTGCATCGCACCCGGAACGATCCCGTCTTCGGCCGGCTCGCCCGCTTCCACCGCGACCACTTCGAGTCCCTGCGCCAGGCCTTCCATGATCGCTACAAGCGCGATCTGGTGAGCGCCTTCCGCCGGCTCCAGGACGCGGGGCACCTGGAGATCATCACCTGCAACGCCACGCACGGCTTCCTGCCGCTGATGCAGCAGACGCCCGAGGCGGTGCGCGCGCAGATCTCCGTGGCCGCCAGCCACTACCGGCTCACCTTCGGGCGGGACGCGCCGGGCATCTGGCTCGCCGAGTGTGGCTACTTCCCCGGGGTGGAGAAGTTCCTCGCGGCCGAGCGCATCCGCTACTTCTTCGTGGACACCCACGGCCTCACGGACGCGACGCCCCGGCCGCTCAATGGCCCCTTCGCGCCCATCTACACCGAGGTGGGCGTGGCCGCGTACGCGCGGGATCCGGAGAGCAGCCAGCAGGTGTGGAGCGCCGAGCGCGGCTATCCCGGCGATCCCCACTACCGGGAGTTCTACCGGGACATCGGCTGGGACCTGGAGCTGGACTACGTCCGGCCCTACATCCAGCCCACGGGAGACCGCAAGAACACGGGCTTCAAGTACTACCGCATCACCGGCAAGGGGCAGGACAAGCAGCCGTATGATCCGGACCTGGCGCGCGAGCGGGCGCACGTCCACGCGGGCAACTTCCTCTTCAACCGCGAGAAGCAGTTCGAGTGGCTCTCGGGCAAGGTGCGCGGACGCAAGCCGGTGGTGGTGGCGCCCTACGACGCGGAGCTCTTCGGCCACTGGTGGTTCGAGGGGCCCTGGTTCCTCGAGGCGCTGCTGCGCAAGGTGGCGCAGGAGCAGAAGACGTTCTCGCTGGTGACGCCCTCGGACGATCTCGCCGCGCATCCGGAGAACCAGGTGGCCACGCCGCCCCTGTGCTCCTGGGGAGCGGGGGGCTATGCGACCATGTGGCTGGATGGCTCCAACGATTGGATCTACCGCCACCTCCACCACTGCGCCCGGCAGATGATCGCCCTGGCGAAGGACTTCCCGGACGACTCGCCCACGCTGCAGCGCAGGGCCCTCAACCAGGCCGCGCGCGAGTTGCTGCTCGCGCAGTCCTCGGACTGGGCCTTCATCATGAAGACGGGGACCATGGTGGACTACGCGGTGCGCCGTACCCAGGAGCACGTGCTGCGCTTCCTGCGCCTGCACGAGCAGTTGCGCGGGGGCCGCATCGACGAGGAGCAACTCACCCGCTTCGAGGCGACGAGCACCGTGTTTCCCGAAATCGATTACCGCGTCTACCGTCCAGAGTGAGACAGCCGGAATCGGGCACCGCCCGCTCGTTCCCTTTGCTTTCGGGGAAGAGGGGGCGGCCCGCGTTGTTATGTCGCGCGGACAGGGCGCTTCCGCCTTGCTTCGCTGCCTTCGTGTCTTATGTCGGGAGAGTCATGACCAAACGAACGAATTTTCCGCGGAGTGCCATCGCGGGTGCCGCCCTCGTCGCACTGCCCTTGCTGGCGCACTCCCAGACGTCTCCGCAGCCTCCCCAGAACGTGCTCCAGCCCGCCACGAAGGAGGCGCAGGCCCTGCCCTCGCTCGCTCCGTTGGTCGAGTCCGTCAAGGGCGCCGTCGTCAACGTGGACGTCCAGGCCACCTCCACCCGGGGTGAGCGGCCGACGTCTCCCTTCGATCGTTTCTTCGGAGGCGAGGATCCGCGGGGCTCCCGCCGCGAGCCCATCCGCCAGGGCACGGGCTCGGGCTTCATCATCGACCCCAAGGGTCTGGTGCTGACCAACAACCACGTCGTGGAAGGCGCGGTGGCCATCCGCGTCCGGCTGGATGACGGGCGCAGCTTCGACGCGGAGATCGTCGGCAGGGATCCCCTCACCGACGTGGCGCTCATCCGGGTCAAGGCCAAGACGGACAACCTGCCCACGGTGAAGCTCGGTGACTCGGACGCGATGCGCGTGGGCGACTGGGTGGTGGCCATCGGCAACCCGTTCGGGCTGGCCTCGAGCGTGAGCAGCGGCATCCTCTCCGCGCGCGCGCGCAACATCCACTCCGGTCCCTATGACGACTTCCTGCAGACGGACGCCGCCATCAATCCGGGCAACTCGGGCGGTCCGCTCTTCAACCTCAAGGGCGAGGTGGTGGGCATCAACACCGCCATCGTCGGCGGCGGCACGGGCATTGGCTTCGCGGTGCCGAGCAACCAGGTGAAGGCGCTGCTGCCCCAGCTCGAGAAGGAGGGCGCGGTGACGCGCGCCTGGCTGGGCATCGGCATCCAGGACCTGGACGAGGATCTCGCCCGGGCCCTGCAACTGCCCGTCAAGGAAGGCGCCGTCGTCAACCAGGTGAACGACAACTCCCCGGCGGGACGCGCGGGCGTGAAGATGGATGACGTCATCGTCTCCATCGACGGGCAGAAGGTGGGCTCGGGCAGCTCGCTCACCCGCTCGGTGGCGCTCAAGAAGCCGGGCAGCACCTCCGCGCTGGATGTCTTCCGCGAGGGCAAGCGCCAGACGATCAAGGTGCAACTGGGCACGCGTCCGGACCTGGAGAACCTCGGGGTGCGTCCGCGCCAGGGCCAGGAGGACGAGGAGCAGTCCTCCAAGGCTCGCGTGGGCCTGTCCTTGAGCAACCTGGATCCGCGCATCGCCGAGCGGGCCGGGTTGGACTCGGCCAAGGGCGCGATGGTGACGGAGGTGCAGCCGGGCTCGCCCGCCGAGCGCGCCCAGTTGGAGCCGGGCATGGTGGTGGTGGAGGTCAACCGCAAGCCGGTGGCCAACGCTCAGGAGCTGGCGGGCATCATCCGCAAGGCGCCCGCGGGCAGCACGCTGCTGCTCCGCGTGGCGTTGCCGGGCGGGCGCGCGCTGCGTGCCCTGACCCTGCCCTGAGCCCGCCGCTCAGGCCTTGGCCATGGGGGCCGCGGACGGATCATGGGGGCGGCTCAAGCCCCGCTCCCGATCCGGGTGGACCTCCATGCCGGGCTCGTAGCTGGTGACGCGGTTGCGGCCGCCGCGCTTGCTCGCGTAGAGGGCGGAGTCGGCGCAATCCACCAGGTGATCCTGGGCGGCCGCGTCGGTGGGCAGGGTGGCCACGCCAATGGACACGGTGATGTGGCCGCCCGGCTGGGTGGGCGCGGCGAGCTGGGGGGCCTCCGCCACGGCGCGCCGCAGCTTCTCGGCCACCTCGTGCGCGTCCTTCTTGGACACGTTGGACAGCACGAGCATGAACTCCTCGCCGCCGTAGCGCGCGAGCGTGTCCACCTTGCGCACGCGCGCGCGCAGCACGTCGCACACCTTGCGCAGCGCCTCGTCGCCCGCGCGGTGGCCCGCGGCGTCGTTGAGCTTCTTGAAGTGATCGATGTCCACCATGAGGATGGACACGCTGGTGCCGAAGCGCTGGGCGCGCGCCACCTCCAGCTCCAGCCGGGAGAAGAGGTGGCGGCGGTTGGGCACGCCGGTGAGGGGATCCGTCAGGGTGAGCCGCACCGCCTCGGTGTGCAAGAGGGCGTTCTTCACCGCCGCGGCGACCTGGTCGGCCACCGTGGTGAGCAACTCCAGCTCCTGGGGAGAGAAGCTGGCCACCTCCGGGCGCTGGAAGTTGAGCACGCCCAGCACCGACTTCGTGTGCACCAGGGGCACGCTCAAGAGCGCCCCACGCTCCTGCTCTGGCCGCTCGTCGCGCCGGGCGTACTGGCTCGAGGGCTCCGCCACGTCCGGCACGTACACGCCGCGCTGGGTCGCCGCCGCGCGCCCGCAGATGCCCTCGCCGAAGCGGAACGTCATCCCCTCGAGTGCCGGGTCCGCCGGGAAGGTGCTCTTGATCTCCAGGAGCCCCTCCGCGTTGACGAGCATGATGGAGAAGTCCTGGATGTGGAGCCGCTCGGGGACGAGCTGGGTGATGCGCGCGAGCATCTCCGGCAGCTCGAGCGTGGAGTTGAGCGAGTGCGCCACGTCGAAGAGCAGGCCCAGCTCCGCGACGCGCTCCTCCAGCTCCTCGTTGAGGGAGAGCTTGTGCTTCGTCTCCTCGAGATCCCGGTGGGTGTCGATCTCCTCGGCCTTCATGGAGGTGAGGCGCGCCAGCATGGCGTTGAAGGCCGAGCCGAGCCGCGCCAGCTCGTCCGAGTCCCCCGCCTCGGCGCGCACCAGCACATCCCCCTCCTCGGCGCGTCGCATGGCGGCCATCAGCCGGCGCAGGGGGCGCACGAGGAAGAAGTGCAGCGACGTGCCGGTGGCGACGATGAGCAGGGTGCCCAGCACGAACACCGCCACCAGCGCGCCCATCAAGGCGTCGGTCAGCTCGCGGTGCACCACGGGCTCCGCCGCGCGCAGGTGCAGCAGACCCACGGGCCGCTCGCTCGCGCCCGCGTGACACCCCTCGCACGCCTTGTCCCCGAGTGGACGGAGCACTTCCGTCTGGTGCTCGTCCGAGCGCGCCCACTGGGGCCCGGGCGCCGTCAGCAGCGCCGCCGCCGGGTGGCGCAGGCCCACCTCTCGCGGCCGGATCGACCAGAGGATGCGCCCCTCGGGCGACAGCACGTTGAGCTCCGTGGTGGCGCCCAGCAGCCGGGTGTCGCTCGCCAGGAGCTCGGCGACGGGCGAGTGCGGGGGCTTGCCCGCGGGCGTGGTCAACCGGAAGGTGGCGTCCACGAACTCCGCGAGCACCAACGCTTCGTCATGGGTGGCGTCCCGCGTCGCCACGTGGGCCTGCCGCCAGAACAGCGCCACGACCACCAGGGCCGTGAACAGCCCCGGCAGGGCGACGCTCCGCAGGAGCTTCCTGCCGATGGTGTTGAAACCCGATGGCATGAGAGGGTGAGGGCCTCGCGAATGGGTGGATTGTCGGCCCGGTTAACGAACACTGTCAAACTGCATTCCTCCTGTATTCTCTGAAAAGGGAAGAACGAGGTTGCGTGGCGCGTCGGAAAGAATATCCGGGAGAGTTCCCTTCATGAGCCGTTCCTTCATTCAATCGTCCCTGCTCCCGGTTCCCCATGGCTTCTCCACCCGGGAGGGGGGAGTGTCCGAGGAGCCCTTCGCCTCGCTCAACCTGGGCTTCGCCGTGGGCGACGAGCGTGAGCGCGTGGTGGAGAACCACCGGCGCCTGGCCGAGCGACTGGGCGTCCCGCTCGCCACGCTGCACACGGTGAAGCAGGTGCACGGAGATCGCGTGGTGGAGGCGGGGGCGGGGGAGGGGAGCGAGGAGCCGCGGCCTCCCGAGGGCGAGGCGGATGGCCTCTGGACGGATCGGCCGGGGCATTGGGTGGGCGTGGGGACGGCGGACTGCGTGCCGGTGTTGCTGGTGGACCCCGAGGGCCAGCGCGTGGCGGCGGTGCACTCGGGCTGGAGGGGGACGGAGGCGCGCATCGTGGCGCGCGCGGTGGAGGCCCTGGCCGCGCGCGGCTCACGTCCGGAGCGGCTGCTCGCGGCGGTGGGCCCGTGCATCCAGCGCTGCTGCTACGTCGTCTCCGAGGAACTGGGCGAGCGCTTCACCGCTCGCTTCGGTCCCCAGGTCGTGGTGCGCGAGGGCGCCCAGGTGCGCCTGGATTTGTCACTCGCCGTGCGTGAGACGCTGCTGGGGGTGGGGTTGCTCGCGCAGCGGGTGGATGTGCTCACCCCCTGCAACGCGTGTGACGCGCGCCAGTTCTTCTCCCACCGGCGGGACGCGGGGCGCACGGGGCGTCACCTGAACTTCGTGGTGCACCGGTTTCCGGCCGCGTCCGGGCCGATTTCTTGACGGTCTCCGGCGCTGCTTCCTATCCTCCGCGAGGATCTCCCCCCAGGTCGCTCCGGAGCACCGCGCCATTCGCCGACTGCTTGCCATCGTCCCGCTGTGTGCGCTGACCGCGTGCGCCACCACGAACTCCGCCTCCCACACGACGGAGGTGGTGTCGTTGAGGGCCGAGGTGCGCTCGCTGCGCGAGGCCCAGTCGCACCTGGAAAAGCGCCTCGAGCGGATGGAGATGCTCGCGAGCGTGAAGCAGGCCCGGTCCTCGCGAGCCGACACGCCCGCCGCCGAGCCCGCCCCGGCCCCCGAGGCTCCGGCCACGGCCACGTCCGCCTTCGTCACGCCCGAGCTGGCGGTGGTGAAGCTCAAGCCCCGTGCCGAGCCCGCGCCCGCGCTGCCCGTGCGCGTGGACGTCGTCGAGCCCTCGGAAGACGACGTGGAGATGTTCGTGAGCGCCTCGCCCGACGAGGGCGCCACCGGTGACGAGGCCTTGTCGCCGAAGACGTCGGACTCCGGACTGGACGCCGCCTTCGAGCAGGCCGTGGCGGCGCTGCGCACCGGCAACGTGGAGGGCGGGGTGAGCACCCTGCTGGGCTTCGCCGAGAAGAACCCCCGTCACGCCCGCGCCGACAACGCGCTCTACTTCAGCGGGCTCGGGCAGATGGGGCTCAAGGACTTCTCCTCCGCGGCCGGCACGTTCGAGCGGCTCATCACCCGCTATCCCGCCGGCGACGCCGTGCTGGACGGCATGCTCCGGCTGGCCGAGTGCCGGCTGCGGCTCGAGCAGAAGGACGATGCCCGGGCCCTCTACACCCGTATCCTCACCCAGTTTCCGGGCACGGCCGCCGCTACCCAGGCGGAACAGCGGCTCGCGTCCCTCTCGCACTAAGCAGTCCGAAAGGAAGTCATCCGAATGCGCTCGCGGATCCTCTCCTCGCTCCTTCTCGCCGCCGTCCTCGCGCCGCCTGTCTGGGCGCAGTCGGACGAATCGGAGCCCGAGACCGGTGACGAGACCGAAGGCAGTGACGTGGTGGACGAGCCCCCCGCCGCGCGGCCGGGTCGCGTCACGCTTCCCCCGGGGCAGGGCGGCCGCGAGTCCGCGCCCGGCGAGGTCCACACCGTGCAGACCGGTGACACGCTGTGGGACCTGTCCCAGCGCTACCTGGGCAGCCCCTGGTACTGGCCCAAGGTCTGGTCCTACAACCCGGAGATCGCCAACCCGCACTGGATCTACCCCGGCAACAACGTGCGCTTCTTCGCCGCGGGCGAGGAAGTGCCCTCGCGCGTGGAGGCGGGCGTGGGCCCCGTGGGCCCCGGGGATTCCGGTGATGACGTCGTGCTCTCGGAGACGACGGGCGGCGACGTGGAGGTGAGCGGGAAGATCTCCTACACGCCCAAGTCCGGGCGCTCGGTGATGACGCAGGCCTTCGTCACCGCGCGCGAGCTGGACGAGGCGGGCCGCATCGAGGGCTCCAGCAGCGGCGCGGAGATGCTCTCCTTCCCGGACACCACCTACGTGCGCTTCAAGCGCAAGACGGACGCGAAGCTCGGCGACCGGTACGTGGTGTTCCACACCGCGGAGCAGATCTTCCACCCGGTGACGAAGAAGCCGGTGGGCTACCTCACCGAGTTCGTGGGCATGCTGCGCGTGACGGCGCTGGGCAAGGACTACGTCAAGGCGCAGGTCATGGAGACGTGGGATCCCGTGGTGCGCGGCGATCTGGTGGGCCCCTACGGCGAGCGCATGGCCGACGCCGTGGTTCCCCGCCGCAACGAGAAGGAGGTCAAGGGCATCATCCTCACCGCGCTCGTGCCCTACCTGAGCCTCAACGCGGAGCATCACATCCTGGTGATCGATCGGGGCAGCGCCGATGGCGTCCAGCCGGGCAACACCTTCACCGTCACCCGCCAGGGAGATCCCGCCCGGCAGGAAGTGCTCAAGCTGGAGCTGTCCTTCGGCAAGAAGACCCCACAGTCGACGCTGCCCACGGAGGACGTCGCCCTGTGCATGGTGACCGAGGTCAAGGAGCGCACCTCCAACTGCCTCATCGTCCGCTCCATCCAGGAAGTGGGCCCGGGCGACCCGGTGGTGATGCGCGTGGACGCGGCCCCCACGGCCCAGCGCTGACGCGCCCGCCTCGCCGCCCGGTCCAGGCGTCCGTGTGGACATCACACCCACGGAATCGCCCCCCGTGGGCCCTACTTCCAGGGACGTCCCGCTTGACCACCGGCGGTCAGGTGTTTATGTGTGCCGACCTCTTTCCGTCGGACCCATCTTCTATATAGGTGGCTCGGGGAAGGGGGTGGGGCATGGTGGACGTCACGGCGAACAGCTACACGGCGGAGCAACGCGCGCTCCTGGCACTCTGGTCGGTTCCGGGTCTGGGTCCGAGGACCCTGGAGCGTCTGCGCTCCTTTGCCAGGGGAGGGCTCGCTTCCCTGGCCGCCTGTCCGGTGAGGGATTGGCTCGCCGAAGCGCCGCTGCCGCCTCCCGTTCGCCGCCGGCTCGCCGAGGTCTCCGCGCTGGAACCGCTCGCCACCCAGTTGCTGGAGCGCTGTGCCCGGGCGGAGATGGGCCTGGCCTTCCAGGGCGAGCCCGCCTACCCGGCGCGCCTGGCCGAAACGGACGATGCCCCTCCGCTTCTGTTCTACCGGGGACAGGTGGGTCCGCCCCGGCGACGCGCCGCGTTGGTGGGCAGCCGTCATCCGGATCAGGGATTTCTTCCCTTTGCCCGGACGTTCGCGCGGCAGGTCGCGGAAGGGGGCGTGGGGGTGGTGTCGGGCGCCGCGGCTGGGGTGGACCGGGCGTGCCACTGGGGCGCGATGGATGCCGGGGGCGAGACGTGGGCCTTCCTCGGCTCGGCGCTGGACGAGCTGGATCCCGCCCAGGCCCGGCTGCTGCCGCACTTCCTGGCCCGAGGTGGGGTGTTCTTCAGCGAACTGCCCCCGGGCGTGCGGGCGAGCACGACGACGTTTCCCCGGCGCAACCGGCTCATTTCTGGCGCGTCGGATGCAGTGGTGGTTCTTCGGGCGGGGGTGGGTTCGGGCAGTCTCTACACGGCGGAGGCGGGCCGGGCGCAGGGCCGGGCGGTGCTCGCCCTGCCCG is a genomic window of Cystobacter fuscus DSM 2262 containing:
- a CDS encoding LysM peptidoglycan-binding domain-containing protein; translation: MRSRILSSLLLAAVLAPPVWAQSDESEPETGDETEGSDVVDEPPAARPGRVTLPPGQGGRESAPGEVHTVQTGDTLWDLSQRYLGSPWYWPKVWSYNPEIANPHWIYPGNNVRFFAAGEEVPSRVEAGVGPVGPGDSGDDVVLSETTGGDVEVSGKISYTPKSGRSVMTQAFVTARELDEAGRIEGSSSGAEMLSFPDTTYVRFKRKTDAKLGDRYVVFHTAEQIFHPVTKKPVGYLTEFVGMLRVTALGKDYVKAQVMETWDPVVRGDLVGPYGERMADAVVPRRNEKEVKGIILTALVPYLSLNAEHHILVIDRGSADGVQPGNTFTVTRQGDPARQEVLKLELSFGKKTPQSTLPTEDVALCMVTEVKERTSNCLIVRSIQEVGPGDPVVMRVDAAPTAQR
- the pgeF gene encoding peptidoglycan editing factor PgeF; translation: MSRSFIQSSLLPVPHGFSTREGGVSEEPFASLNLGFAVGDERERVVENHRRLAERLGVPLATLHTVKQVHGDRVVEAGAGEGSEEPRPPEGEADGLWTDRPGHWVGVGTADCVPVLLVDPEGQRVAAVHSGWRGTEARIVARAVEALAARGSRPERLLAAVGPCIQRCCYVVSEELGERFTARFGPQVVVREGAQVRLDLSLAVRETLLGVGLLAQRVDVLTPCNACDARQFFSHRRDAGRTGRHLNFVVHRFPAASGPIS
- a CDS encoding GGDEF domain-containing protein, producing MPSGFNTIGRKLLRSVALPGLFTALVVVALFWRQAHVATRDATHDEALVLAEFVDATFRLTTPAGKPPHSPVAELLASDTRLLGATTELNVLSPEGRILWSIRPREVGLRHPAAALLTAPGPQWARSDEHQTEVLRPLGDKACEGCHAGASERPVGLLHLRAAEPVVHRELTDALMGALVAVFVLGTLLIVATGTSLHFFLVRPLRRLMAAMRRAEEGDVLVRAEAGDSDELARLGSAFNAMLARLTSMKAEEIDTHRDLEETKHKLSLNEELEERVAELGLLFDVAHSLNSTLELPEMLARITQLVPERLHIQDFSIMLVNAEGLLEIKSTFPADPALEGMTFRFGEGICGRAAATQRGVYVPDVAEPSSQYARRDERPEQERGALLSVPLVHTKSVLGVLNFQRPEVASFSPQELELLTTVADQVAAAVKNALLHTEAVRLTLTDPLTGVPNRRHLFSRLELEVARAQRFGTSVSILMVDIDHFKKLNDAAGHRAGDEALRKVCDVLRARVRKVDTLARYGGEEFMLVLSNVSKKDAHEVAEKLRRAVAEAPQLAAPTQPGGHITVSIGVATLPTDAAAQDHLVDCADSALYASKRGGRNRVTSYEPGMEVHPDRERGLSRPHDPSAAPMAKA
- a CDS encoding Do family serine endopeptidase; its protein translation is MTKRTNFPRSAIAGAALVALPLLAHSQTSPQPPQNVLQPATKEAQALPSLAPLVESVKGAVVNVDVQATSTRGERPTSPFDRFFGGEDPRGSRREPIRQGTGSGFIIDPKGLVLTNNHVVEGAVAIRVRLDDGRSFDAEIVGRDPLTDVALIRVKAKTDNLPTVKLGDSDAMRVGDWVVAIGNPFGLASSVSSGILSARARNIHSGPYDDFLQTDAAINPGNSGGPLFNLKGEVVGINTAIVGGGTGIGFAVPSNQVKALLPQLEKEGAVTRAWLGIGIQDLDEDLARALQLPVKEGAVVNQVNDNSPAGRAGVKMDDVIVSIDGQKVGSGSSLTRSVALKKPGSTSALDVFREGKRQTIKVQLGTRPDLENLGVRPRQGQEDEEQSSKARVGLSLSNLDPRIAERAGLDSAKGAMVTEVQPGSPAERAQLEPGMVVVEVNRKPVANAQELAGIIRKAPAGSTLLLRVALPGGRALRALTLP
- a CDS encoding DNA-processing protein DprA, with the translated sequence MVDVTANSYTAEQRALLALWSVPGLGPRTLERLRSFARGGLASLAACPVRDWLAEAPLPPPVRRRLAEVSALEPLATQLLERCARAEMGLAFQGEPAYPARLAETDDAPPLLFYRGQVGPPRRRAALVGSRHPDQGFLPFARTFARQVAEGGVGVVSGAAAGVDRACHWGAMDAGGETWAFLGSALDELDPAQARLLPHFLARGGVFFSELPPGVRASTTTFPRRNRLISGASDAVVVLRAGVGSGSLYTAEAGRAQGRAVLALPGDVLNEGAAGCNALLRDGHARACLSVEDVWRAVGMHPLRYVPPAEGSSWEELSVEARGAYQVLNRVPKSFDEVLAGSQLSPAALTSALVELELSGFVIQHPGRLFERV
- a CDS encoding glycoside hydrolase family 57 protein, translated to MSIGSLALVLHAHLPFVRHPEYENFLEEDWLYEAISETYLPLLLTFDRLAEEDVPFRLTLTLTPTLVTMLRDELLMSRYARRLDQLCELGAREVHRTRNDPVFGRLARFHRDHFESLRQAFHDRYKRDLVSAFRRLQDAGHLEIITCNATHGFLPLMQQTPEAVRAQISVAASHYRLTFGRDAPGIWLAECGYFPGVEKFLAAERIRYFFVDTHGLTDATPRPLNGPFAPIYTEVGVAAYARDPESSQQVWSAERGYPGDPHYREFYRDIGWDLELDYVRPYIQPTGDRKNTGFKYYRITGKGQDKQPYDPDLARERAHVHAGNFLFNREKQFEWLSGKVRGRKPVVVAPYDAELFGHWWFEGPWFLEALLRKVAQEQKTFSLVTPSDDLAAHPENQVATPPLCSWGAGGYATMWLDGSNDWIYRHLHHCARQMIALAKDFPDDSPTLQRRALNQAARELLLAQSSDWAFIMKTGTMVDYAVRRTQEHVLRFLRLHEQLRGGRIDEEQLTRFEATSTVFPEIDYRVYRPE
- a CDS encoding tetratricopeptide repeat protein, whose protein sequence is MSLRAEVRSLREAQSHLEKRLERMEMLASVKQARSSRADTPAAEPAPAPEAPATATSAFVTPELAVVKLKPRAEPAPALPVRVDVVEPSEDDVEMFVSASPDEGATGDEALSPKTSDSGLDAAFEQAVAALRTGNVEGGVSTLLGFAEKNPRHARADNALYFSGLGQMGLKDFSSAAGTFERLITRYPAGDAVLDGMLRLAECRLRLEQKDDARALYTRILTQFPGTAAATQAEQRLASLSH